The Paramicrobacterium fandaimingii DNA segment TCGGCTCGTCAATCGTCGCCGCCATCGTCGGCGTCGTGTTCGCGACGCTCGGCGCTCTCACCGCGCGCTGGTTGCGAGAGATCGTCGCCGTGTTCATTGACATTCTGATCGCGTTCCCCACCCTCCTCATCGCGATGATGCTCGCCTCGGCATTCGGCGGATCGATCATGGTGGTGATCCTCGCCGTCGGCATCAGCTTCGGCGTCAACATCGGCCGAGTCTCGCGTCCGGAGATTCGCCGTGTCTCGCGATCTGAATACGTCACGGCCGGTGTCGCCGCCGGCCTCGGCCCCGTGCGAAACCTCACACGGCACGTGCTTCCGAACGTCGCACCCGTGTTCATCGTTCAGCTCTCCTGGTGCATGGCTGTCGCCGTCCTCGCCGAGGCCGGGCTGTCGTATCTCGGTTACGGCGCACCCGTCTCAACGCCGTCGTGGGGCCGTGTGCTTGCCGAGCTGCAGAGCTACATCGGCATCCACCCGCTGTCTGTCGTGTGGCCCGGCATCGCCATCACCGTGAC contains these protein-coding regions:
- a CDS encoding ABC transporter permease yields the protein MTSVTRRPGWVRSLLRSPTGIFGLTSTTILVLCAILSLLWTPYDPVHTDVLAKWQPPSPQHLLGTDNIGRDIFSVLLAGSRVTLQVAIGSSIVAAIVGVVFATLGALTARWLREIVAVFIDILIAFPTLLIAMMLASAFGGSIMVVILAVGISFGVNIGRVSRPEIRRVSRSEYVTAGVAAGLGPVRNLTRHVLPNVAPVFIVQLSWCMAVAVLAEAGLSYLGYGAPVSTPSWGRVLAELQSYIGIHPLSVVWPGIAITVTVLGFNLLGDGLRDATDPRLGRPEVITA